A region from the Poecilia reticulata strain Guanapo linkage group LG12, Guppy_female_1.0+MT, whole genome shotgun sequence genome encodes:
- the uap1l1 gene encoding UDP-N-acetylhexosamine pyrophosphorylase-like protein 1, with protein sequence MPSLQQIRTALDASGQAHVLRFWPELGSEQQEAFLRELAQLDLPRLEQHCRAAAEAAAAAAACAPDRDLEPNLEPVPPESLGSVRSSDPDRLAGWEREGFLQISRSRVAVLLLAGGQGTRLGVRYPKGMFDVGLPSGKTLYQIQAERILKVQQLAESRLGAECTVPWYIMTSEFTLKPTQTFFQDNAHFGLHPSNIVMFEQRMIPAVTFDGKVILEDKGKLAMAPDGNGGLYQALEDNGVLEDMERRGVEFVHVYCVDNILVKMADPLFVGFCVAKGADCGAKVVEKADPAEPVGVVCRVGGVPRVVEYSEIRPEAARRRGPAGELVYSAGNICNHFFTRSFLQDVVETFKDQLQPHVALKKVPFLDACGNQVNPTEPNGIKMEKFVFDVFPFSRNLVVLEVRREDEFSPLKNADGAPSDTPTTARTALLAQHCRWAAAAGAALLDEQGNSIQMPPSSSAENHPALKCEISPLLSYFGEGLELLKGKTIRTPIILDGAAAAELQA encoded by the exons ATGCCGTCCCTGCAGCAGATCCGAACCGCTCTGGACGCTTCGGGCCAGGCCCACGTCCTGCGGTTCTGGCCGGAGCTCGGTTCGGAGCAGCAGGAGGCGTTCCTGCGGGAGCTGGCCCAGCTGGACCTGCCGCGGCTGGAGCAGCACTGCCGGGCGGCCGCGGAGGCggcagccgccgccgccgcctgcGCTCCGGACCGGGACCTGGAGCCGAACCTGGAGCCGGTTCCCCCGGAGAGCCTGGGCAGCGTGAGGAGCAGCGACCCGGACCGTCTGGCTGGATGGGAGCGTGAag GATTCCTGCAGATTTCCAGGAGTCGGGTCGCGGTTCTGCTCCTGGCTGGAGGTCAGGGGACGCGGCTCGGGGTCCGCTACCCCAAAGGGATGTTCGACGTCGGGCTGCCGAGCGGGAAGACGCTGTACCAGATCCAAGCCGAGCGGATCCTGAAGGTCCAGCAGCTGGCAGAGAGCCGCCTGGGGGCCGAATGCACCGTCCCCTG GTACATCATGACCAGTGAGTTCACGCTGAAGCCCACCCAGACCTTCTTCCAGGACAACGCTCACTTCGGCCTGCATCCCTCCAACATCGTCATGTTCGAGCAGCGCATGATCCCGGCCGTGACCTTTGACGGGAAGGTCATCCTGGAGGACAAAGGGAAGCTGGCCATGGCTCCAG ACGGTAACGGCGGTCTGTACCAGGCGCTGGAGGACAACGGCGTCCTGGAGGACATGGAGCGCAGAGGAGTGGAGTTCGTCCACGTCTACTGCGTGGACAACATCCTGGTCAAGATGGCCGACCCGCTGTTCGTTGGCTTCTGTGTGGCGAAAGGAGCCGACTGCGGCGCCAAG GTGGTGGAGAAGGCCGACCCAGCCGAGCCGGTGGGCGTGGTCTGCAGGGTGGGCGGAGTCCCTCGGGTGGTGGAGTACAGCGAGATCCGACCCGAGGCGGCCCGGCGCCGAGGACCAGCCGGAGAACTGGTCTACAGCGCCGGAAACATCTGCAACCACTTCTTCACCAGGAGCTTCCTGCAGGACGTGGTGGA GACGTTTAAGGACCAGCTGCAGCCTCATGTGGCTCTGAAGAAGGTCCCGTTCCTGGACGCCTGTGGGAACCAGGTCAACCCAACCGAGCCCAACGGCATCAAGATGGAGAAGTTTGTTTTCGACGTGTTTCCGTTCTCCAG GAACCTGGTGGTTCTGGAGGTCCGGAGGGAGGACGAGTTCTCCCCTCTGAAGAACGCAGACGGAGCGCCGTCCGACACGCCCACCACGGCCAGGACCGCCCTGCTGGCGCAGCACTGCCGCTGGGCAGCCGCCGCTGGCGCCGCCCTGCTGGACGAGCAGGGGAACAGCATCCAGATGCCgcccag TTCGTCAGCAGAGAATCATCCGGCGCTGAAATGTGAGATTTCTCCTCTGCTGTCGTATTTTGGAGAG GGCCTGGAGCTGCTGAAGGGCAAAACCATCAGAACGCCGATCATCCTGGacggagcagcagctgcagagctgcaggccTGA